One Streptococcus sp. zg-86 DNA window includes the following coding sequences:
- the rpmG gene encoding 50S ribosomal protein L33 produces MRVNITLEHKESGERLYLTSKNKRNTPDRLQLKKYSPKLRKHVIFTEVK; encoded by the coding sequence ATGCGCGTAAATATTACACTTGAACACAAAGAATCTGGTGAACGCTTGTACCTTACTTCTAAAAACAAACGTAACACTCCAGACCGTCTTCAATTGAAAAAATACTCACCAAAATTGCGTAAACACGTGATTTTCACTGAGGTAAAATAG
- a CDS encoding HXXEE domain-containing protein produces the protein MMINYFIRRWYDVAFMAGIVTILFLFFRWNTLDIMVCIQLLSFMALCFHQFEEYHFPGGEPAIINRVFQHQNTIKGLEDRYPLNQFSAMLVNSLYTFILYLLPAFMPNLIWFGMMPIMLGLGQCILHGIVANKLLKTLYNPGLAACLLLHLPIGIYYIYYVTSHQLASGWDWLFGLIYTIGAFLILLNWMTYKVLPNKNSKYPFEPKEMKRFDMENRVQQLFGE, from the coding sequence ATGATGATAAACTATTTTATTCGTAGATGGTACGATGTAGCCTTTATGGCTGGAATCGTGACTATTTTGTTTTTATTTTTCCGTTGGAATACTCTAGATATCATGGTGTGTATCCAATTGTTGAGTTTTATGGCCCTGTGTTTCCATCAATTTGAAGAATACCATTTCCCTGGAGGAGAACCAGCCATCATTAATCGAGTGTTTCAGCACCAAAATACCATAAAAGGTTTGGAAGACCGGTATCCTCTCAATCAATTTTCAGCTATGCTGGTAAATTCACTTTATACCTTCATTTTATACCTTTTACCAGCCTTTATGCCAAATCTTATCTGGTTTGGGATGATGCCCATCATGCTTGGGCTAGGACAATGCATTCTTCACGGAATTGTTGCTAATAAATTATTGAAAACACTCTACAATCCTGGTCTAGCTGCGTGTCTCTTGCTCCATTTGCCAATTGGAATCTACTATATTTACTACGTTACTTCCCATCAATTAGCATCTGGTTGGGATTGGCTATTCGGTCTCATTTATACGATTGGGGCATTTCTCATTCTCCTAAATTGGATGACTTACAAAGTACTTCCTAATAAAAACAGCAAGTACCCATTTGAACCAAAGGAAATGAAGCGTTTTGATATGGAGAATAGAGTTCAACAATTATTTGGAGAATAG
- the dltB gene encoding D-alanyl-lipoteichoic acid biosynthesis protein DltB: protein MMDFVNQLPHLEPYGDPQYFVYLIAAVLPVFIGLFFKKRFAWYEGVVGLAFIVLMLTGTSKTQLVALFFYVMWQTSWVFSYKWYRAKKDNKWVFYLHTALAVFPLFMVKVTPAISGHQSLFGFLGISYLTFRSVGMMIELRDGVLTEFTLWQFLRFLLFMPTFSSGPIDRFKRFEADYTTIPDKDELLDMLEIAVRSIMLGFLYKFILAHIFGSMILPPLKQYALSQGGWFNLPTLGVMYAFGLDLFFDFAGYSMFAIAISHLMGIKSPRNFDKPFLSRDLKEFWNRWHMSLSFWFRDFVFMRLVMVLMRNKVFKNRNTTSSVAYLLNMLIMGFWHGVTWYYIAYGLFHGLGLVVNDAWLRKKKTLNKERKKAGLAPLPENRLLQALGIVVTFHVVMLSFLIFSGFLNDLWFKK from the coding sequence ATGATGGACTTTGTCAACCAACTTCCGCATTTGGAACCTTACGGAGATCCGCAGTATTTTGTCTATCTGATTGCTGCGGTCTTACCTGTTTTTATCGGTCTCTTTTTTAAGAAGCGTTTTGCTTGGTATGAAGGGGTGGTCGGTCTAGCCTTTATTGTCTTGATGTTGACAGGAACGAGCAAGACTCAACTTGTTGCCCTCTTCTTTTATGTCATGTGGCAAACTAGCTGGGTTTTCAGTTACAAATGGTACCGAGCGAAAAAAGATAACAAATGGGTCTTTTATCTCCATACAGCACTCGCTGTTTTTCCACTTTTTATGGTTAAGGTAACTCCAGCGATTTCAGGGCATCAATCGCTCTTTGGTTTCTTGGGAATTTCCTATCTGACCTTCCGATCAGTTGGAATGATGATTGAATTGCGAGATGGGGTATTGACAGAATTTACGCTTTGGCAATTCTTACGCTTTTTGCTCTTTATGCCAACCTTCTCAAGTGGGCCGATTGACCGTTTCAAGCGTTTTGAAGCAGATTATACGACGATTCCAGATAAAGATGAGCTACTGGACATGCTAGAAATTGCAGTGCGTTCTATCATGCTTGGCTTCCTATATAAATTCATTTTAGCTCATATTTTTGGTTCCATGATTTTGCCGCCACTCAAGCAGTATGCCCTATCCCAAGGTGGCTGGTTTAACCTACCGACCTTAGGTGTCATGTATGCCTTTGGCCTTGACTTATTCTTTGACTTTGCAGGTTACTCCATGTTTGCCATTGCGATTTCTCATCTCATGGGGATTAAAAGTCCAAGAAACTTTGACAAGCCATTTCTCTCTCGTGATCTCAAGGAATTTTGGAATCGCTGGCATATGAGCTTATCATTTTGGTTCCGTGATTTTGTCTTTATGCGGTTGGTTATGGTTCTCATGCGCAATAAGGTTTTTAAAAATCGAAATACCACCTCAAGTGTCGCTTACCTACTCAATATGTTGATCATGGGCTTCTGGCATGGAGTGACCTGGTATTATATCGCTTATGGTCTTTTTCACGGTCTTGGTCTAGTGGTCAATGATGCTTGGCTTCGGAAGAAAAAAACGCTTAATAAAGAACGGAAAAAAGCAGGGCTTGCTCCTCTCCCAGAGAATCGCTTACTTCAAGCGTTAGGGATTGTGGTCACCTTTCACGTTGTCATGTTGTCATTTTTAATCTTTTCTGGATTTTTAAATGACCTGTGGTTTAAGAAATAA
- a CDS encoding S66 family peptidase: protein MKKLLKNAHIRVVSPSSSIERIGGFEANRAAKEHLEGFGFQVSFSSHYDEHDMLGSASIESRVADLHEAFLDDSVDMILTTIGGFNCNELLPYLDYELIKAHPKPFCGYSDTTALLNAIYAKTGLKTYMGPAYSSFKMKALQDYQTESWLKALTQTSYDLTPSKEWGSNAWYLPDAEMTFHQTEWKVYNHGQTEATAIGGNLSTFSLLRGTPYAPQDKDYILLLEEAEEDNYFNFDRALAALLQTYPEPKAVLIGRFPKECEMTEELLLYILDKYPVLQTIPVIYDMDFAHTQPLFTVTIGATVSIDTKTMTVHVEETNND from the coding sequence ATGAAAAAATTGCTAAAAAATGCCCATATTCGCGTTGTCAGTCCCTCTTCTTCCATCGAGCGAATCGGTGGATTTGAAGCCAATCGTGCAGCTAAAGAGCACTTAGAAGGGTTTGGATTTCAGGTATCCTTTTCAAGCCATTACGATGAGCATGATATGCTGGGCTCAGCAAGCATCGAAAGTCGAGTAGCAGACTTGCACGAAGCCTTTTTAGACGATAGCGTAGATATGATTTTAACCACAATTGGTGGCTTTAACTGCAATGAACTCCTACCTTATCTGGATTATGAGCTGATTAAGGCTCATCCTAAGCCTTTCTGCGGTTATTCTGATACAACTGCCCTACTCAATGCTATTTATGCAAAGACTGGGTTGAAAACTTATATGGGACCAGCCTATTCTAGCTTTAAGATGAAAGCTCTCCAAGACTACCAGACAGAAAGTTGGCTAAAAGCTCTAACCCAAACTTCCTATGACCTAACTCCCAGTAAAGAATGGGGTAGCAATGCTTGGTATCTGCCGGATGCGGAAATGACCTTTCATCAAACCGAGTGGAAAGTTTACAATCATGGACAGACTGAGGCTACTGCTATCGGTGGGAATTTGTCCACCTTCTCGCTCCTTCGTGGCACGCCCTATGCACCACAAGACAAGGACTATATCCTCCTCTTAGAAGAAGCTGAAGAAGATAATTATTTCAACTTTGACCGTGCTCTCGCGGCACTTCTCCAAACCTACCCAGAACCCAAAGCTGTTCTCATCGGGCGTTTCCCAAAAGAATGCGAAATGACCGAAGAACTTCTCCTTTACATCCTGGACAAATACCCTGTCTTACAGACTATACCGGTCATCTATGACATGGACTTTGCCCACACTCAACCCCTCTTTACGGTCACCATTGGAGCAACCGTCAGCATTGATACCAAGACCATGACTGTACATGTGGAGGAAACAAACAACGACTGA
- a CDS encoding TetR/AcrR family transcriptional regulator: protein MKQQDLRVLKTEKNIKDSFIALLQEKTFSAITIQNILDTAVINRSTFYRHYADKFDLANHINQELVVQIKRLLEIRYRPTGSVALTIQEMNQEFQSFFEQKELFLAMLTISHEEVHLREDLLNVMISHYQENFNQEDLEAQLFASIVFTTLFYSLTHNQVLELEMVKKSMVQLMENFKKIN, encoded by the coding sequence ATGAAGCAACAAGATTTACGCGTGCTGAAAACAGAGAAGAATATCAAAGACAGTTTTATAGCTCTTCTACAAGAAAAAACATTTTCAGCCATTACTATTCAGAATATTTTAGACACAGCAGTCATCAATCGAAGCACCTTCTACCGTCACTATGCGGATAAATTTGATTTGGCAAACCATATTAACCAAGAATTGGTCGTACAAATTAAGAGACTATTAGAGATTCGGTATCGTCCAACAGGGTCGGTTGCTCTGACGATTCAAGAGATGAATCAAGAATTTCAGTCTTTTTTTGAACAAAAAGAGCTCTTTCTGGCCATGCTTACTATTTCTCATGAGGAAGTTCATCTGAGGGAAGATTTACTAAATGTGATGATAAGCCACTACCAAGAAAATTTTAATCAAGAAGACTTAGAAGCACAGCTGTTTGCTAGTATTGTTTTTACGACCTTGTTCTATAGCCTGACCCATAATCAAGTGCTGGAGTTAGAAATGGTCAAGAAGAGCATGGTGCAGTTGATGGAGAATTTTAAAAAAATAAATTAA
- a CDS encoding LOG family protein, translating to MNITVYCGASLGENPSYQEGTIALGKWIAENGHTLVYGGGNTGLMGLIADTVLAHGGQVIGIIPEFLKDRELAHPHLSELRTVETMSERKLALIQEADAFIALPGGPGTLEEISEVISWARIGKNDKPCILFTIAGYYQALEQFFDTMVSTGFLTLEDREKTLFSDDLEQIEHFIASYQPPAAREYRRKVSKKESIAK from the coding sequence ATGAATATAACTGTTTACTGCGGAGCAAGTTTAGGAGAAAATCCAAGCTATCAAGAAGGAACAATTGCCCTTGGCAAATGGATTGCAGAAAATGGCCATACATTGGTCTACGGCGGTGGCAATACTGGACTCATGGGTTTGATTGCAGATACGGTCCTCGCACATGGTGGGCAAGTCATTGGTATCATTCCAGAATTTCTTAAAGATCGTGAACTCGCCCATCCTCATCTCTCAGAACTACGTACAGTTGAAACCATGTCTGAACGTAAATTGGCCTTGATACAAGAGGCAGATGCTTTTATCGCACTGCCTGGTGGTCCTGGTACTTTAGAAGAAATCAGCGAAGTCATCTCATGGGCAAGAATCGGAAAAAACGACAAACCCTGCATCCTCTTTACTATTGCAGGCTACTATCAGGCCTTGGAACAATTCTTTGATACCATGGTTAGCACAGGATTTTTGACATTAGAAGATCGAGAAAAAACACTCTTCTCAGATGATTTAGAACAAATCGAACACTTTATTGCAAGCTATCAACCACCTGCAGCGCGTGAGTATCGGAGAAAGGTATCTAAAAAAGAAAGTATAGCAAAATAA
- a CDS encoding putative holin-like toxin — translation MLTAFEVVQTILGFGSFTIALIGLCYKIFKNDVKK, via the coding sequence ATTTTGACAGCTTTTGAAGTTGTACAAACGATTCTAGGTTTTGGTAGTTTTACCATTGCTCTGATTGGTTTGTGCTATAAAATCTTCAAAAATGATGTAAAAAAATAA
- the dltC gene encoding D-alanine--poly(phosphoribitol) ligase subunit DltC, whose amino-acid sequence MDIKAEVIEIIDELFMEDVSDMMDEDLFDAGVLDSMGTVELIVEIEARFDIRVPVSEFGRDDWNTANKIIEGITELRNA is encoded by the coding sequence ATGGATATTAAAGCAGAAGTGATTGAAATTATCGATGAATTATTTATGGAAGATGTATCAGATATGATGGATGAGGACTTGTTTGATGCAGGTGTCTTGGATAGTATGGGAACAGTTGAATTGATTGTCGAGATTGAAGCTCGCTTTGATATTCGTGTTCCAGTATCTGAATTTGGTCGTGATGATTGGAATACGGCAAACAAAATTATCGAAGGCATTACGGAGTTACGAAATGCTTAA
- a CDS encoding S41 family peptidase — MKKREIFDQVVEMMRTDSATKKDIIGADPDIYRQKISDDISEEEFLYHMHCYLASFGILSHVSFFKKNRKALAVRLKRQGDMLYVVEADPATNLQKGDKIIALDGCDIPTLYQEHRSYFTSPTEERQAQEWKYFIHKADRLTVIRANRKEEIRLQKVDQATEDSFEVKQLQPDLVYLKMENFWNEEKIGALYQEAAPLLEQATYLIIDVRVNHGGSDSLYFPLIKYALPEGTSLAEMDLSGSGMEVLYTERNVDLRLALFQEDLKDEHLSEESRQFLLEFIDELQTNRGKGYVVHKEDDSDREYFAGIVGTAKPEKIFVLSDVECGSSGDNFVQIMKDLPKVTVLGRPTMGILDYSNCCFVDFDDYQFMFPTSRNLDLDLGKGMTDKGVEPDVFIPWTPEHLERDVDLEECLKLCIK, encoded by the coding sequence ATGAAAAAAAGAGAAATTTTTGACCAAGTGGTCGAGATGATGCGGACTGATTCAGCGACTAAAAAGGATATCATTGGGGCGGATCCAGACATATATCGTCAGAAGATATCAGACGACATATCAGAAGAGGAGTTTCTGTATCACATGCATTGTTACCTCGCTAGTTTTGGCATTCTTTCTCATGTGTCCTTCTTCAAGAAGAATCGCAAAGCGCTCGCAGTTCGTCTTAAGCGCCAAGGAGACATGCTCTATGTAGTGGAAGCAGATCCCGCGACCAATCTTCAAAAAGGAGATAAGATTATTGCACTTGACGGTTGCGATATTCCAACCCTGTACCAAGAACATCGATCCTATTTTACGAGTCCTACTGAGGAACGCCAAGCACAAGAATGGAAATATTTTATCCACAAGGCTGACAGACTCACAGTAATAAGGGCAAATCGGAAAGAGGAGATTCGACTTCAAAAAGTGGATCAGGCGACGGAAGACAGTTTTGAAGTGAAGCAGTTACAGCCTGATCTTGTCTACCTTAAAATGGAGAATTTTTGGAATGAGGAAAAAATAGGAGCCCTTTACCAAGAAGCAGCTCCCTTACTAGAACAAGCTACCTACCTCATCATTGATGTTCGTGTCAATCATGGAGGCTCAGATTCTCTCTACTTCCCCTTAATCAAATACGCTTTACCAGAAGGGACAAGTCTTGCAGAAATGGATTTGTCGGGATCAGGTATGGAAGTTCTCTACACAGAGAGAAATGTTGATTTGCGTTTAGCTCTATTTCAAGAAGATTTGAAAGATGAGCATTTATCGGAAGAAAGTCGCCAGTTCTTGCTGGAGTTTATTGACGAATTACAGACTAATCGTGGCAAGGGTTATGTTGTTCATAAGGAGGACGACTCCGATAGAGAGTATTTTGCTGGGATTGTAGGTACTGCTAAGCCAGAGAAAATTTTTGTATTATCAGATGTAGAGTGTGGTTCCTCTGGAGATAATTTTGTTCAGATAATGAAAGACTTGCCTAAGGTGACGGTACTTGGCAGACCGACCATGGGTATTTTGGACTACTCTAATTGCTGCTTCGTAGATTTTGATGACTACCAATTCATGTTTCCAACCTCACGTAATCTTGATCTTGATTTAGGAAAAGGCATGACAGATAAGGGGGTAGAACCAGATGTGTTCATTCCCTGGACTCCGGAACACTTAGAGCGTGATGTGGACTTGGAAGAATGTTTGAAATTGTGTATAAAATAA
- a CDS encoding MazG nucleotide pyrophosphohydrolase domain-containing protein — protein MDIRNYQDWVSRFYKERGWYAYNPFIRTNFLCEEVGELAQAIRKIEIGRDRPDEPISNQKENLLHIREELGDVLDNLFIIADIYQISLEEIMTSHKEKLEERFKGQ, from the coding sequence ATGGACATTCGGAACTACCAAGATTGGGTCAGTCGTTTTTACAAAGAGCGTGGTTGGTATGCCTACAATCCTTTTATTCGGACTAATTTTCTCTGTGAAGAGGTAGGAGAGCTAGCACAGGCGATTCGGAAAATAGAGATTGGACGAGATCGCCCCGATGAACCCATTAGCAACCAGAAAGAAAATCTCCTCCACATTCGTGAGGAGCTAGGTGATGTATTAGATAATTTGTTTATTATCGCAGATATCTACCAGATTTCGCTTGAAGAAATCATGACGAGCCATAAGGAAAAGTTAGAAGAAAGGTTTAAAGGACAATGA
- the dltD gene encoding D-alanyl-lipoteichoic acid biosynthesis protein DltD, whose translation MLKRLWLILGPVFCAALLVVLLLIFYPTHLDHNFEVEKRSAVTLTSRSFKGRTQKVRALTDPDHRFVPFFGSSEWLRFDSMHPSVLAEKYDRPYRPYLLGQRGAASLNQYFGMQQMLPELEGKTVVYVISPQWFTKNGYEPSAFQQYFNSDQLTSFLSQQVGDEAAQHAAERILQLYPNVTMADIVKKVAQKETLSSSEEQFISLMARFHKRQDYFFSSLTSENSGNFEQRVLPELNQLPDQFSYEELEKVAIKEAKEHTKSNDLGIDDRFYKHRLRNKIKKLKGSQRNLSYIQSPEYNDLQLVLQLFAQAKIKVLFVIPPVNEKWMAYTGLREEMYQQTVAKIKYQLESQGFTNIADFSTDGGKPYFMEDTIHIGWLGWLEFDKVVYPFVTNPGPTPSYQLNSAFFSKEWADYDGDVMKFSTK comes from the coding sequence ATGCTTAAACGCTTATGGCTCATTTTAGGTCCGGTCTTTTGCGCAGCCTTGCTGGTTGTCCTTTTATTGATTTTTTATCCGACTCATCTTGATCATAATTTTGAGGTTGAAAAACGCTCGGCGGTCACCCTAACTTCTCGTAGTTTCAAGGGACGGACACAGAAAGTTCGTGCCTTGACGGATCCTGACCACCGCTTTGTTCCCTTCTTTGGATCGAGTGAATGGTTGCGCTTTGATAGCATGCATCCGTCTGTTTTAGCTGAAAAATATGACCGTCCTTATCGTCCTTATTTGTTGGGACAACGTGGCGCGGCCTCTTTGAACCAATACTTTGGGATGCAACAAATGTTGCCAGAATTGGAAGGTAAGACGGTTGTCTATGTTATATCTCCTCAGTGGTTCACCAAGAACGGTTATGAACCCAGTGCTTTTCAGCAATATTTTAATAGCGACCAGTTGACGAGTTTTTTGAGTCAGCAAGTAGGAGATGAGGCAGCCCAGCATGCAGCTGAACGCATCTTGCAACTCTATCCCAATGTGACGATGGCAGATATTGTCAAAAAAGTAGCACAAAAAGAAACATTATCGTCTTCAGAAGAACAGTTTATTAGCTTGATGGCACGTTTTCATAAACGTCAAGATTATTTCTTTAGTAGTTTAACTTCTGAAAATAGTGGAAATTTTGAGCAACGAGTGCTACCTGAGCTTAACCAACTACCAGATCAATTTTCCTATGAAGAGTTGGAAAAGGTTGCCATTAAAGAAGCAAAAGAACACACCAAGTCTAATGACTTAGGGATTGATGATCGTTTTTATAAACATCGATTAAGAAATAAAATCAAAAAATTAAAAGGATCGCAAAGGAATTTATCCTATATTCAATCTCCAGAATACAATGACTTGCAATTGGTCTTGCAACTCTTTGCTCAAGCAAAGATAAAGGTTCTCTTTGTTATTCCACCGGTCAATGAAAAGTGGATGGCCTACACAGGTCTGCGTGAGGAGATGTACCAACAGACTGTTGCAAAAATCAAGTACCAATTGGAGAGTCAAGGCTTTACGAATATTGCTGATTTTTCAACAGATGGCGGCAAACCCTATTTCATGGAAGACACCATTCACATAGGTTGGCTTGGTTGGCTAGAGTTTGACAAGGTAGTATATCCCTTTGTTACAAATCCTGGACCTACCCCTAGCTACCAGCTCAATTCAGCCTTCTTCAGTAAAGAATGGGCAGATTATGACGGAGATGTAATGAAATTTTCGACAAAATAA
- a CDS encoding GFA family protein, producing MIKGSCLCGKVTYEVTELISPIVFCHCSFCRKASSTAFSANALVDLASFQLLSGQEALVIYESSPRKIRHYCKQCHSQLYHTKADMPGQLTLKLGTIDRCDQDLGKLERKHIHDEQTVPWLYSSKINI from the coding sequence ATGATTAAAGGCTCGTGTCTGTGTGGGAAAGTGACCTATGAGGTGACAGAATTGATCTCTCCCATTGTCTTTTGCCATTGTTCATTTTGCAGGAAGGCTTCTTCTACAGCCTTTTCGGCAAATGCCTTGGTAGATTTGGCTAGTTTTCAACTGCTATCTGGCCAAGAAGCATTGGTAATCTACGAATCCTCACCAAGGAAGATTCGCCATTATTGCAAACAGTGTCATAGCCAACTCTATCACACAAAGGCAGATATGCCAGGTCAGCTGACCTTGAAGTTGGGGACAATTGATAGGTGTGACCAAGATTTGGGTAAGTTGGAGCGCAAGCATATCCATGATGAACAAACGGTTCCTTGGTTATACTCGTCAAAAATCAACATCTGA
- a CDS encoding teichoic acid D-Ala incorporation-associated protein DltX, whose translation MNKYQTICKFVGQTLLYFVIFLALLYFFSYLGQGQGGFIYNEF comes from the coding sequence ATGAATAAGTATCAAACCATTTGTAAGTTTGTAGGTCAGACCTTACTATATTTTGTGATTTTTCTGGCCCTATTGTACTTTTTTTCCTACCTTGGACAAGGTCAAGGTGGCTTTATTTACAATGAATTTTAG
- a CDS encoding formate/nitrite transporter family protein, with protein sequence MYTIDKSIKKKADLIESNYWAYALRSIFASVYLALGIAIALYTADKLEHVAAGIGKFSYGLMFGWGLLMILYMNAELGTSNMMYMTVAIYRKVIPTKTALKILATCIFFNFVGAVIVCFLLAQTAPYSIGHVAMDSYLVQGTIAKLAKTPLTQFVEGIFANMVVNIAVFVFLKMKDDAGKAIAVIFIIFIFAFLGFEHVIANFSTFSLAFFSTGGTVEGMNLLSVLSNFLFSGLGNYVGGGLVIGLLYSWLNNQSTAYVD encoded by the coding sequence ATGTATACAATTGATAAAAGTATCAAGAAAAAAGCTGACTTGATTGAAAGCAACTATTGGGCATATGCCCTTCGCTCTATTTTTGCGAGTGTCTATCTGGCACTTGGGATTGCCATTGCGCTTTACACAGCTGACAAGCTAGAACATGTGGCAGCAGGCATCGGGAAATTTAGCTACGGTCTCATGTTTGGCTGGGGCCTCCTCATGATTCTTTATATGAATGCAGAGCTCGGCACATCGAATATGATGTATATGACAGTAGCTATTTATCGCAAGGTTATTCCAACCAAAACAGCCCTAAAGATTCTAGCAACCTGTATCTTCTTTAACTTTGTTGGTGCGGTCATCGTCTGCTTCTTACTAGCGCAGACTGCTCCATATTCCATTGGGCATGTGGCTATGGATAGCTATCTAGTGCAAGGTACCATTGCCAAGCTTGCCAAAACACCGCTCACTCAATTTGTCGAGGGAATTTTCGCCAATATGGTGGTCAATATCGCCGTCTTTGTCTTTCTAAAGATGAAGGATGATGCTGGAAAAGCGATTGCCGTCATTTTCATTATCTTTATCTTTGCCTTCCTCGGCTTTGAGCACGTTATCGCCAACTTCTCAACCTTCTCTCTCGCCTTCTTCTCAACAGGTGGAACGGTGGAAGGTATGAATCTTCTCTCTGTTCTTTCTAATTTTCTCTTCTCAGGTCTTGGAAACTATGTCGGTGGTGGACTAGTCATTGGACTGCTTTATAGCTGGCTTAACAACCAATCGACCGCTTATGTGGACTAA
- the dltA gene encoding D-alanine--poly(phosphoribitol) ligase subunit DltA, giving the protein MIKDMIETIEQYAATQPDFPVYNILGEVHSYRDLKQDSDSLAAKIDSLGLPAKSPVVVFGGQEYEMLATFVALTKSGHAYIPIDSHSALERVSAIVEVAEPSLIIGIADFPLEVAIPQLSLSEVTAIFEEKRPYELTHSVKGEDNYYIIFTSGTTGKPKGVQISHDNLLSFTNWMITDKEFATPERPQMLAQPPYSFDLSVMYWAPTLALGGTLFALPSSLAQDFKKLFATILELPIAIWTSTPSFADLAMLSEDFNAEKMPHITHFYFDGEELTVKTAQKLRDRFPSARIINAYGPTEATVALSAVAVTDEMLQTLKRLPIGYTKADSPTFIIDEAGNKLPFGEQGEIIVSGPAVSKGYMNNPEKTAEAFFEFEGLPAYHTGDVGSMTAEGLLLYGGRMDFQIKFNGYRIELEDVSQNLNKSKYIKSAVAVPRYNKDHKVQNLLAYVILKEGVREQFERDIDITKAIKEDLEDIMMSYMMPSKFLYRESLPLTPNGKIDIKGLISEVNNR; this is encoded by the coding sequence ATGATAAAAGACATGATTGAAACAATTGAACAATATGCGGCAACTCAGCCTGATTTTCCCGTTTATAATATCTTGGGTGAGGTGCATAGCTATCGTGATTTAAAGCAAGATTCAGATAGCCTTGCAGCAAAGATTGATAGTCTTGGCTTGCCTGCAAAATCTCCTGTCGTGGTCTTTGGTGGACAAGAGTATGAGATGCTAGCGACCTTTGTCGCCTTGACCAAGTCGGGTCATGCCTATATCCCGATTGATAGTCATTCGGCCTTGGAGCGCGTGTCTGCGATTGTGGAAGTCGCAGAGCCTAGCTTGATTATTGGGATTGCAGATTTTCCATTAGAAGTAGCGATTCCTCAGCTCAGCCTGTCAGAAGTCACAGCGATTTTTGAAGAGAAAAGACCTTATGAGCTGACCCATTCGGTAAAGGGTGAGGACAACTACTATATCATTTTCACATCTGGCACTACTGGTAAGCCAAAGGGGGTGCAAATTTCCCATGACAATCTACTTAGTTTTACCAACTGGATGATTACCGATAAGGAGTTTGCGACACCAGAAAGACCGCAAATGCTAGCCCAGCCACCTTATTCTTTTGACTTGTCGGTCATGTACTGGGCACCAACTCTGGCTCTTGGTGGCACTCTTTTTGCATTGCCAAGTAGCTTAGCACAGGATTTCAAGAAATTATTTGCAACGATTTTGGAGTTGCCGATTGCGATTTGGACCTCAACACCTTCTTTTGCTGATTTGGCGATGCTGTCTGAGGACTTCAACGCAGAGAAAATGCCTCACATTACTCATTTCTACTTTGACGGTGAGGAATTGACGGTGAAGACAGCTCAGAAACTGCGTGATCGTTTCCCAAGTGCGCGGATTATTAATGCGTATGGTCCGACCGAAGCAACAGTAGCCTTATCAGCGGTTGCTGTGACAGACGAGATGTTACAAACCCTTAAACGCTTGCCAATCGGTTATACCAAGGCGGATTCGCCAACCTTTATCATTGATGAAGCAGGCAATAAACTTCCATTTGGTGAGCAGGGAGAGATTATCGTGTCAGGACCTGCTGTTTCAAAAGGCTACATGAATAATCCTGAAAAAACAGCAGAAGCCTTTTTTGAATTTGAAGGATTACCAGCCTATCATACAGGAGACGTCGGTTCGATGACAGCAGAAGGTCTTCTGCTTTACGGTGGTCGAATGGATTTCCAAATCAAGTTTAATGGCTACCGGATTGAATTAGAAGATGTATCTCAAAATCTCAACAAATCCAAGTATATTAAGTCAGCAGTAGCAGTGCCACGCTACAATAAGGACCACAAGGTACAGAATCTCTTGGCCTATGTGATTTTGAAAGAGGGTGTCCGTGAGCAATTTGAACGGGACATTGACATCACGAAGGCCATTAAGGAAGACTTGGAAGACATCATGATGTCGTATATGATGCCGTCGAAATTCCTCTATCGCGAGAGTTTGCCTTTGACCCCAAATGGCAAGATTGACATCAAGGGCTTAATCAGCGAGGTAAACAACCGATGA